The DNA segment AGCTAGCTAGCAAGCTGTCCTACGTTTTCATCTAAAGACTGTTTATTATCTCAACGGTTTCTTTTGAAATCTTCTAATGTTCGGTTACGAATATGATACTCCTTGCTTGTAGAATAATTTGTTCAGCAACggatattttgaattttcagtttcaagtttcgaaattttataattcaattagaagagaaaattttaaaagtagatAGTAATTAGCGAGATCTCATCGCTAGATTTTCGCCCTATTTAAAACCAAAGTTCTCTTTCCATTCTACTCTCTTGTTCTTAGTCAAGTAAGATTTTCTGAAGGGAAAGAAAAATGGAAGAAAGACATGAGCGACTGAATCAACAGTTCACTGAGCTTGAAAAGGAATGGGCGGCCATGAAAACAAGCAAAGGCTCATCTGCAGTTTCGCGTATCACTACTGAAGAAGCTATGGAGTTTGTGGAAAACTCTCCAAGAAAGCTGATGCTCTCTCTCCAACACGATGAGGTTTGTCCAGAGGCAGAGATGAGATCACCCTGTAGGAGAAAACTCTTTCACGGCtctgatgatgataatgatgacgAGACAAAGATGACACCGTTGTCTCATTCGACTTGTTGGTCTTCGAATGTGATGAGAGTGGGATGTACTAATAAGAAcaagaaggagatgaagaagaagaagaaaaaaataggaATGATTGTGTGTGTTAGTATGGTTGTTATTTTGTTAATGTCCATGTTTTTGGCTGTTTTGATTGATGGTTTTGACAATAGGCAGGTTAATACTTTGGTTCCTACTtgattatttgttttgttttgtttgagatGCTCATCAAACTCAATAAAGTAAAAGGTTTTATTCTCTTGATATTTACCTAGCACATATACAACTCTAGCATTGTATGAAAGATGCAAGTAGAAAACTACACTTGTAACATTCTTGGGGACATGGTAAAGAAAAAAACCACTGGGTTCATTTAAAAGCCCATTATAAGGCTCAAGGCCCATATAGACAACTAAACGAGAAACCCTAAGTGCTCGATTGTCATCTCTTTCGTCAGCCTCTTAGAGTTTCAGTTCCTTCTCTTTTTGCCAAAACAGCTGCTgcgaaaaaatctgaaaatggTACAACTTCTGCTCCGAACTCGATCCACTGTTCTTAAAATTGTTCATTCCTAAATCCATTATCTATTCCCTCTACATGTTTCGTCTTAGATTGTCTATTGCATTATCTGTTTCACCAATCCcaaaaagtgttttttttttgtaatctccATATTTGTAGTGAATTAACTGCGTTTATGGATTCTTTGAGCTTCTGTTCTTATTATTTAAGATTCAAACTGTAGTAATAAATAGTATAAGCAGAGTTTGTAAGTATGGATGTGTAATTGAAGCTGGCATTGCTTTGTATAAGATGAACTGATTGGTGCTTCGTTAGTTTGTTAGCGTAGACATGGTTATGTAGTTTATAATTCATGCTTGGTAGAGAAGCTTGTAACATACCAATCAATAGCTACTTGTTGTCACTAGTTTACTTCCTATCCTTATAAGTGTCTCGTTCCACTTGTTAATGCTTAAAAGCTGCGATTTTTCAATTGGTTTTTAGGCACCAAAGAAAGGAGTTAAAGCGGTTACCAAGAAGAAGTCGGTATGTGATTTTGTTTTGCTCTCCCTCTCTTTCTCTATGTAGAAAGTGTTTGCTTTTCTCTGTGTGTGTATTCTTGGTTATAAACATTGTTCTTGGTTTCAGGAGAAAGTGACAAACCCTCTCTTCGAGAGGCGTCCCAAGCAGTTTGGGATCGGAGGAGCACTCCCACCGAAGAAGGATCTCACCAGATACatcaaatggccaaagtctatCCGCCTCCAGAGGCAGAAGCGTATTCTGAAGCAGAGGTTGAAGGTTCCACCGGCACTTAACCAGTTCACTAAGACCCTTGACAAGAACTTAGGTCCTTCCATCTCTTTCCCTTTTTGTTTCTACATAATACACTAGTATGGATGTTATCTGTTTAATTCTACTCTTTAACCACTTGTCTCTATAAACTGCAGCGACTTCTCTGTTCAAGATGATGCTCAAGTATAGGCCTGAGGACAAGGCAGCCAAGAAGGAGCGTCTTCTTAAGAAGGCTCAGGCTGAGGCTGAAGGAAAGACTGTTGAATCCAAGAAGCCAATTGTTGTGAAGTATGGTCTTAACCATGTTACATACCTCATTGAGCAGGTCCCTTTCCTTTTCATAACTAATTCAACTGTTACCCTCTAGGAATTAATAAGCTTTCTGTAGGAATCTTGTCTGAAACCTGACTTCTTTGTGTGATTGCAGAACAAGGCGCAACTGGTGGTGATAGCTCATGATGTGGACCCGATTGAGTTGGTCGTCTGGTTGCCTGCACTGTGCAGGAAAATGGAAGTTCCTTACTGCATTGTCAAGGGGAAATCACGATTGGGAGCGGTAATGATAATTGATTGTACGCTCATCTTCTCCTTACAAGCCATGTAATCTCATTCCTTTGTTGATGCAGATTGTCCACCAGAAAACAGCAGCTTGTTTGTGTTTGACCACAGTGAAGAACGAGGACAAGATGGAGTTCAGCAAAA comes from the Brassica rapa cultivar Chiifu-401-42 chromosome A01, CAAS_Brap_v3.01, whole genome shotgun sequence genome and includes:
- the LOC103862742 gene encoding 60S ribosomal protein L7a-2, producing the protein MAPKKGVKAVTKKKSEKVTNPLFERRPKQFGIGGALPPKKDLTRYIKWPKSIRLQRQKRILKQRLKVPPALNQFTKTLDKNLATSLFKMMLKYRPEDKAAKKERLLKKAQAEAEGKTVESKKPIVVKYGLNHVTYLIEQNKAQLVVIAHDVDPIELVVWLPALCRKMEVPYCIVKGKSRLGAIVHQKTAACLCLTTVKNEDKMEFSKILEAIKANFNDKYEEYRKKWGGGIMGSKSQAKTKAKERVLAKEAAQRMN
- the LOC103862736 gene encoding protein SINE4, which codes for MEERHERLNQQFTELEKEWAAMKTSKGSSAVSRITTEEAMEFVENSPRKLMLSLQHDEVCPEAEMRSPCRRKLFHGSDDDNDDETKMTPLSHSTCWSSNVMRVGCTNKNKKEMKKKKKKIGMIVCVSMVVILLMSMFLAVLIDGFDNRQVNTLVPT